Proteins encoded by one window of Superficieibacter sp. HKU1:
- the tesA gene encoding multifunctional acyl-CoA thioesterase I/protease I/lysophospholipase L1 produces the protein MNFNNVFRWHLPFLFLALLSFRAAAADTLLILGDSLSAGYRMAATSAWPALLNKKWQPQTTVVNASISGDTSQQGLSRLPALLTQHKPRWVLVELGGNDGLRGFQPQQTEATLRKILQGVKEAGAQPLLMQIRLPANYGRRYNASFSAIYPALAKEFDIPLVPFFMEEVYQKPQWMQDDGIHPNPDAQPFIADWMATRLAPLVKHES, from the coding sequence ATGAACTTCAACAATGTTTTCCGCTGGCATTTGCCGTTCCTGTTTTTGGCTCTGTTAAGCTTTCGCGCTGCCGCAGCAGACACGCTATTAATTCTGGGCGACAGTCTTAGCGCCGGCTATCGTATGGCGGCCACCAGCGCCTGGCCTGCGCTGCTGAATAAAAAATGGCAGCCGCAGACGACGGTGGTTAACGCCAGTATTAGCGGCGATACGTCACAGCAGGGGCTGTCGCGTTTGCCCGCGCTCCTTACCCAGCATAAACCACGCTGGGTGCTGGTAGAGCTGGGCGGCAACGACGGCCTGCGCGGTTTTCAGCCACAGCAGACCGAAGCGACGCTGCGCAAGATACTCCAGGGCGTTAAAGAGGCCGGTGCGCAACCGCTACTGATGCAAATTCGCCTGCCCGCTAACTATGGTCGTCGGTACAATGCGTCCTTTAGCGCGATCTATCCGGCGCTTGCCAAAGAATTCGATATTCCTCTGGTTCCGTTTTTTATGGAAGAGGTTTATCAAAAGCCTCAGTGGATGCAGGACGATGGTATTCATCCTAACCCCGACGCGCAGCCGTTTATTGCCGACTGGATGGCGACGCGGCTGGCACCTTTAGTAAAACATGAGTCTTAA
- a CDS encoding SDR family oxidoreductase, with protein sequence MSLNLAGAHSGKVMQKSVLITGCSSGIGLESALELQRQGFRVLAACRKPDDVARMNSLGLTGILLDLDKPESVDTAADEVIALTGNRLYGIFNNAGYGVYGQLPTISRTQLEQQFSANFFGAHQLTMRLLPAMIPHGEGRIVMTSSVMGLISTPGRGAYAASKYALEAWSDALRMELRYSGIQVSLIEPGPIRTRFTQNVNQTQSDKPVENPGIAARFTLGPEAVVAKVRHAFTSERPKMRYPVTLVTHAVNVLKRLLPGRLMDKILQG encoded by the coding sequence ATGAGTCTTAATCTAGCAGGGGCGCACTCAGGTAAAGTTATGCAAAAATCAGTCTTAATAACAGGATGTTCCAGCGGCATCGGTCTGGAAAGCGCGCTTGAACTTCAGCGTCAGGGCTTTCGGGTGCTGGCGGCCTGCCGTAAACCGGACGATGTGGCGCGAATGAATAGCCTGGGGCTGACGGGAATTTTACTCGATCTCGATAAGCCAGAGAGCGTCGATACTGCTGCCGACGAGGTCATTGCCCTGACGGGTAATCGCCTGTACGGCATTTTCAATAACGCAGGTTACGGCGTATATGGTCAGCTACCGACCATAAGCCGCACTCAACTGGAGCAGCAATTTTCCGCCAACTTTTTTGGCGCACATCAGCTCACCATGCGGCTGTTACCCGCCATGATCCCCCACGGCGAAGGGCGGATTGTCATGACGTCATCGGTAATGGGGCTGATCTCCACACCCGGTCGCGGTGCCTATGCCGCCAGTAAATACGCGCTGGAAGCGTGGTCGGACGCACTGCGCATGGAACTGCGCTATAGCGGGATCCAGGTCAGCCTGATCGAGCCCGGTCCCATTCGCACCCGCTTTACGCAAAATGTCAATCAGACCCAAAGCGATAAGCCGGTCGAAAATCCTGGCATTGCCGCACGTTTTACCCTCGGACCGGAGGCGGTGGTGGCGAAAGTGCGCCATGCTTTTACCAGCGAACGGCCTAAAATGCGCTATCCCGTGACCTTAGTGACCCATGCGGTAAACGTGCTAAAGCGCCTGCTGCCGGGCCGCCTGATGGATAAAATTTTGCAGGGGTGA
- the ybbP gene encoding putative ABC transporter permease subunit YbbP: protein MIARWFWREWRSPSLLIVWLALSLAVACVLALGNISDRMEKGLSQQSREFMAGDRALRSSREVPPEWIAEARKLGLKVDEQITFATMTFARDTPQLANVKAVGDLYPMYGDLQTDPPGLKPVAGTALLAPRLMALLNLKPGDSIDVGDTTLRIAGEVVQEPDAGFNPFQMAPRLLMNVADVAKTGATGPGSRVSWRYKFGGTPSQLAAYEKWLLPQLKPEHRWYGLEQDEGALGKSLERSQQFLLLSALLTLLLAVAAVAVAMSHYCRSRYDLVAILKTLGAGGRQLRKLIIGQWLLLMLLSIVTGGALGLAFEQVLIILLKPVLPVALPAASLWPWLWSAGAMTTISLLVGLRPYRLLLATQPLRVLRRDVVANVWPLKIYLPVITVVVVALLAWLMGGSTLLWAVLAGALVLALLCGVLGWMLLNVLKRLTINSLPLRLAVNRLLRQPWSTLSQLAAFSLSFMLLALLLVLRGDLLDRWQQQLPPESPNYFLINIAPEQVEPVKQFLAEHQVRPSTFYPIVRARLTQINGQPTEGNKDEALNRELNLTWLSQKPDHNPITAGHWPPVAGEVSMEQELAKRLDISLGDSVTFTGDTQDFTARVTSLRKVDWESLRPNFYFIFPTGALDGQPQSWLTSFRWDNGNSLLTELNRAFPTVSLLDIGAILKQVGQVLEQVSRALEVMVVLVTLCGVLLLMAQIQVGMRQRHQELVVYRTLGAGKRLLRTTLWCEFALLGLVAGVVAAIGAETALGVLQTRVFDFPWEPDWRLWVVLPFSGALLLSLCGGWLGVRLLKGRALFRQFSG, encoded by the coding sequence ATGATTGCCCGCTGGTTCTGGCGCGAATGGCGCTCGCCGTCGCTGCTGATTGTCTGGCTGGCGCTAAGCCTGGCGGTGGCCTGCGTGCTGGCGCTGGGCAATATCAGCGACCGGATGGAAAAAGGGCTGAGCCAGCAAAGCCGGGAGTTTATGGCTGGCGACCGGGCGCTGCGCAGTTCGCGCGAGGTGCCGCCGGAATGGATTGCTGAAGCGCGCAAATTGGGGCTGAAGGTGGATGAGCAAATCACCTTTGCCACCATGACCTTTGCCCGCGACACGCCGCAGCTGGCGAACGTCAAGGCGGTGGGCGATCTCTATCCGATGTACGGTGATCTGCAAACCGATCCGCCGGGGCTGAAGCCTGTCGCCGGCACCGCGCTGCTGGCCCCGCGATTAATGGCGCTGCTCAACCTGAAACCGGGGGATTCGATTGACGTTGGCGACACCACGCTGCGCATCGCGGGCGAAGTGGTGCAGGAGCCGGACGCCGGGTTTAATCCGTTTCAGATGGCCCCGCGCCTGCTGATGAACGTTGCCGATGTGGCGAAAACGGGCGCGACAGGACCGGGCAGTCGCGTCAGCTGGCGCTATAAATTCGGCGGCACGCCGTCGCAGCTTGCCGCCTATGAAAAATGGCTGCTGCCGCAGTTAAAACCGGAGCATCGCTGGTACGGCCTTGAGCAGGATGAGGGCGCGCTGGGGAAATCGCTCGAACGCTCACAGCAATTCCTTTTACTCTCAGCGCTGTTAACGCTGCTGCTGGCGGTGGCTGCCGTGGCGGTGGCGATGAGCCATTATTGCCGTAGCCGCTACGATCTGGTGGCAATCCTGAAAACCCTCGGTGCCGGAGGGAGGCAGCTACGCAAGCTGATTATTGGCCAGTGGCTGTTATTAATGCTGCTCTCCATCGTGACCGGTGGCGCGCTGGGGCTGGCATTTGAGCAGGTGCTGATTATCCTGCTTAAACCGGTGCTGCCGGTGGCCCTTCCCGCCGCGAGCCTGTGGCCGTGGCTGTGGTCCGCCGGCGCAATGACCACCATTTCCCTGCTGGTGGGGTTACGCCCTTATCGGCTGCTGCTGGCGACGCAGCCGTTGCGCGTGCTGCGCCGGGATGTGGTGGCTAATGTCTGGCCGCTGAAAATCTATCTTCCTGTCATTACCGTGGTGGTGGTCGCCCTGCTGGCGTGGCTGATGGGCGGCAGTACGCTGTTATGGGCGGTGCTGGCGGGGGCGCTGGTACTGGCACTGCTGTGTGGTGTGCTGGGCTGGATGCTGCTTAACGTTCTGAAGCGCCTGACCATCAATTCGCTACCGCTGCGGCTGGCGGTGAATCGTCTGCTGCGCCAGCCGTGGTCGACGCTCAGCCAGCTGGCGGCGTTCTCCCTCTCCTTTATGCTGCTGGCGCTGTTGCTGGTGCTGCGTGGAGATTTGCTGGATCGCTGGCAGCAGCAGTTACCGCCGGAAAGTCCGAACTACTTTTTGATCAACATTGCCCCGGAGCAGGTCGAGCCGGTGAAGCAGTTTCTGGCGGAGCATCAGGTGCGCCCCTCGACGTTTTACCCCATCGTCCGCGCGCGTCTGACGCAAATCAACGGCCAGCCGACGGAGGGTAATAAGGATGAGGCGCTCAATCGCGAGCTTAATCTCACCTGGCTGAGCCAGAAACCGGACCATAACCCGATTACCGCAGGTCACTGGCCGCCTGTTGCAGGGGAGGTCTCTATGGAGCAAGAGCTGGCGAAGCGGCTGGATATTTCCCTCGGCGATAGCGTGACGTTCACCGGGGACACTCAGGACTTCACCGCCAGAGTGACCAGCCTGCGTAAAGTGGACTGGGAGAGCCTGCGCCCTAACTTCTATTTTATTTTCCCGACCGGGGCGCTGGACGGACAGCCGCAAAGCTGGCTGACCAGCTTCCGCTGGGACAACGGCAACAGCCTGCTGACGGAACTTAACCGCGCGTTTCCGACGGTCAGTTTGCTGGATATCGGCGCGATTTTAAAACAGGTCGGGCAGGTATTAGAGCAGGTCAGCCGGGCGCTGGAAGTGATGGTGGTGCTGGTAACGCTGTGCGGCGTGCTGTTGCTGATGGCGCAAATCCAGGTCGGTATGCGCCAGCGTCATCAGGAGCTGGTGGTGTATCGCACGCTGGGCGCGGGAAAACGCCTGCTGCGGACAACGCTATGGTGTGAGTTTGCCCTGCTGGGGCTGGTGGCGGGAGTGGTGGCGGCTATCGGCGCAGAAACCGCGCTGGGCGTCCTGCAAACCCGCGTTTTTGACTTCCCCTGGGAGCCGGACTGGCGCTTGTGGGTAGTCCTGCCGTTTAGCGGCGCGCTGTTGCTCTCCCTGTGCGGCGGCTGGCTTGGCGTGCGCTTGCTCAAAGGCCGGGCGCTGTTCCGCCAGTTTAGCGGCTAA
- a CDS encoding MetQ/NlpA family ABC transporter substrate-binding protein: MGLRHSLRIAAGTLLLACGLQFAHANSDPHTIVFGVAPGPYGDMVKQAIAPSLKEKGYKVVVREFSDYVQPNMALSNGSIDANLFQHSLYFDKFTADKGLKLSNLISVPTAGMGFYSRKIKSLDELKKGDVITLSNDPTNLARGLRFLQSLDLITIKPNIDPTKASERDIATNPKGLVFKPLEAAQLPRTLDGVTASLVNGNFAVAAGLDLSSAIKQEHLDENLKNIIAVRTEDADKPFAKDIVTVVKSPAYRAVIDDPKNIYSAFQKPEWMTAAKQ; this comes from the coding sequence ATGGGACTGCGTCACAGCCTCCGCATCGCGGCGGGAACACTATTGCTGGCCTGCGGCTTACAGTTTGCTCACGCCAACAGCGATCCGCACACCATCGTCTTTGGCGTCGCGCCGGGACCGTATGGCGATATGGTAAAACAGGCGATTGCGCCTTCCTTAAAAGAGAAGGGCTATAAAGTCGTGGTGCGCGAGTTCAGCGACTACGTGCAGCCGAATATGGCGCTATCCAACGGCAGCATTGATGCCAACCTGTTCCAGCACTCGCTCTATTTCGACAAATTTACCGCCGATAAAGGGCTGAAGTTGAGCAATCTTATCAGCGTGCCGACCGCCGGAATGGGCTTTTACTCGCGCAAAATTAAAAGCCTCGACGAGCTAAAAAAAGGCGACGTGATCACGTTGTCTAACGATCCGACCAACCTTGCGCGCGGCCTGCGCTTCCTGCAATCGCTGGATCTGATCACCATCAAACCGAATATTGATCCGACCAAAGCCTCCGAGCGCGATATCGCCACCAATCCCAAAGGGCTGGTATTCAAACCGCTGGAAGCCGCGCAGCTGCCGCGTACCCTGGACGGCGTGACCGCCTCACTGGTGAACGGTAACTTTGCGGTGGCGGCCGGGCTGGATCTCTCCAGCGCCATCAAGCAGGAACATCTTGATGAGAACCTGAAAAATATCATCGCCGTGCGCACTGAAGATGCGGATAAACCTTTCGCAAAAGATATTGTCACCGTGGTCAAATCGCCGGCTTACCGCGCGGTAATTGACGATCCGAAAAATATTTACAGTGCGTTCCAGAAGCCTGAATGGATGACGGCGGCAAAACAGTAA
- a CDS encoding methionine ABC transporter permease: protein MDDMLPDLTLAFNETFQMLSISTVLAIIGGLPLGFLIFVTDRHLFWQNRFVYLLSSVLVNIIRSVPFVILLVLLLPLTQFLLGNTIGPIAASVPLSVAAIAFYARLVDSALREVDKGIIEAAEAFGASPMRIICTVLLPEASAGLLRGLTITLVSLIGYSAMAGIVGGGGVGDLAIRYGYYRYETEVMIVTVVALIVLVQIVQMLGDWLAQRADKRERR from the coding sequence GTGGATGACATGTTGCCTGATTTAACCCTGGCGTTTAATGAAACCTTCCAGATGCTCAGCATTTCGACGGTGCTGGCGATTATCGGCGGCCTGCCGCTCGGCTTTTTAATTTTCGTCACCGACCGTCATCTGTTCTGGCAAAACCGTTTTGTTTATCTGCTCAGTTCGGTGCTGGTGAATATTATTCGTTCGGTGCCGTTTGTGATCCTGCTGGTCCTTCTGTTGCCGCTCACCCAATTTCTGCTGGGCAATACCATCGGGCCGATTGCCGCTTCCGTTCCCCTGTCGGTGGCGGCAATTGCCTTTTATGCCCGCCTGGTGGACAGCGCGCTGCGCGAAGTGGACAAAGGGATTATTGAAGCGGCGGAAGCGTTTGGCGCCAGTCCGATGCGCATCATCTGCACCGTGCTGCTGCCGGAAGCCAGCGCCGGGCTGCTGCGCGGCCTGACCATTACCCTGGTGAGCCTGATCGGCTACTCGGCGATGGCCGGGATTGTCGGCGGCGGCGGCGTGGGCGACCTGGCGATCCGCTACGGCTACTACCGCTATGAAACCGAAGTCATGATTGTCACCGTGGTGGCGCTGATCGTCCTGGTGCAGATTGTCCAGATGCTCGGCGACTGGCTGGCGCAGCGGGCGGATAAGCGGGAACGGCGTTAA
- a CDS encoding co-chaperone YbbN, with translation MSVQNIVNINETNLQQTLEQSMTVPVLFYFWSERSQHCEQLTPVLESLAAQYNGQFILAKLDCDAEQMIASQFGLRAIPTVYLFQNGQPVDGFQGPQPEEAIRALLEKVLPREEELKAQQAIQLIEEGNHADALPLLKEAWQLSGQNSEIGLLLAETQIALNRSEDAEAVLKTIPLQDQDTRYQGLVAQIELLKQAADTPEIQQLQQQVAANPDDAALASQLALQLHQVGRNEEALALLFSHLQKDLGAADGQARKMLQEILAALGTGDALASQYRRKLYSLLY, from the coding sequence ATGTCCGTACAGAATATCGTCAATATTAACGAAACGAACCTGCAACAGACGCTGGAACAGTCGATGACCGTCCCGGTGCTGTTCTATTTCTGGTCCGAACGCAGCCAGCACTGTGAACAATTGACGCCGGTGCTGGAAAGTCTTGCCGCCCAGTACAATGGACAATTCATTCTGGCAAAGCTGGACTGCGACGCCGAACAGATGATTGCTTCTCAGTTTGGCCTGCGCGCCATCCCAACCGTTTACCTGTTCCAGAATGGACAGCCGGTCGACGGCTTCCAGGGACCGCAGCCGGAAGAGGCGATTCGCGCCCTGCTGGAAAAAGTGCTGCCACGTGAAGAAGAACTGAAAGCGCAGCAGGCGATCCAGCTTATCGAAGAAGGCAACCACGCGGACGCGCTGCCGCTGCTTAAAGAAGCCTGGCAGCTTTCCGGGCAGAATAGCGAAATTGGCCTGCTGCTGGCAGAAACGCAAATTGCCCTGAATCGTTCAGAGGACGCGGAAGCGGTGCTGAAAACCATCCCGCTACAGGATCAGGATACCCGCTATCAGGGTCTGGTGGCCCAAATTGAATTGCTGAAACAGGCCGCTGATACACCTGAGATCCAGCAGCTTCAACAGCAGGTCGCGGCGAATCCGGACGACGCGGCGCTGGCCTCACAGCTTGCACTCCAGCTACATCAGGTAGGTCGTAATGAAGAGGCGTTAGCGTTACTCTTTAGCCATCTGCAAAAAGACCTTGGTGCGGCAGACGGTCAGGCACGCAAAATGTTGCAGGAAATTCTCGCGGCGCTTGGCACTGGCGATGCCCTTGCCAGCCAGTATCGTCGCAAGCTTTATTCGCTGCTGTACTAA
- the sfbB gene encoding virulence-associated ABC transporter ATP-binding protein SfbB, with translation MIEIEKVCVDFTAGRGPSTRAVDEVSLRIAPGEIFGIVGTSGAGKSTLLRTLNALTRPSQGYVKINGVEISALEGQALRKARQRIGMIFQHFNLMHTRTVAQNVAFSLKAAGWERSKIATRVAEILALVGLADKANRFPVQLSGGQKQRVGIARAIANHPDVLLCDEPTSALDLETSATILALLKQISQQMGITIVLITHEMDVIETICDRVAVMSGGKVVEEGEVFDVFAHPQHPFTRQLVSHTLNLDLPERLRQHLPGQLLKILFIGDSAEQPVLSEVAVKFGVAVNILHGKIEYIAERALGILVVQLTAPNDPAAVDAAVEHIRQRTAQVEVIRG, from the coding sequence ATGATTGAAATAGAAAAGGTCTGCGTTGATTTTACCGCAGGCCGCGGCCCCTCCACCCGCGCGGTGGATGAGGTCAGTTTACGTATCGCGCCCGGTGAAATTTTTGGCATCGTCGGCACCAGCGGTGCGGGCAAAAGCACCCTGTTGCGTACGCTGAACGCATTAACCCGTCCCAGTCAGGGCTACGTTAAGATCAACGGCGTGGAGATTTCGGCGCTGGAAGGTCAGGCTCTGCGCAAGGCTCGTCAACGTATCGGGATGATTTTTCAGCATTTTAACTTAATGCATACCCGTACCGTGGCGCAAAACGTCGCCTTCAGCCTGAAAGCCGCGGGCTGGGAGCGCAGCAAAATTGCGACCCGCGTGGCGGAGATCCTCGCGCTGGTTGGCCTGGCGGACAAAGCGAACCGCTTTCCGGTGCAGCTCAGCGGCGGGCAAAAACAGCGCGTCGGTATTGCCCGGGCGATAGCCAATCACCCGGACGTGCTGCTTTGCGACGAACCTACCTCGGCGCTGGATCTGGAAACGTCTGCCACGATCCTCGCCCTGTTAAAGCAAATCAGTCAGCAAATGGGCATTACCATCGTGCTGATCACGCATGAAATGGACGTGATCGAGACGATCTGTGACCGCGTGGCGGTGATGTCTGGCGGAAAAGTGGTGGAGGAGGGCGAGGTGTTTGATGTGTTTGCCCATCCGCAGCACCCGTTTACCCGGCAACTGGTCTCGCATACCCTCAACCTGGATCTGCCTGAGCGGTTGCGGCAGCATTTACCAGGGCAATTGCTGAAAATTCTGTTTATCGGCGATTCTGCCGAACAGCCGGTACTGTCTGAGGTGGCGGTCAAATTCGGCGTGGCGGTAAATATCCTGCACGGCAAAATTGAATATATCGCCGAACGGGCGCTGGGCATTCTGGTGGTGCAGCTTACCGCGCCGAATGATCCCGCTGCCGTGGACGCGGCGGTGGAGCATATTCGTCAACGTACCGCGCAAGTGGAGGTGATCCGTGGATGA
- the ybbA gene encoding putative ABC transporter ATP-binding protein YbbA, with protein MPAENIVEVHRLKKSVGQGEHELSILTGVELLVKPSQTIALIGESGSGKSTLLAILAGLDDGSSGEVSLLGQPLHTMDEEARAALRAQHVGFVFQSFMLIPTLNALENVELPALLRGENSRESRTQARALLEQLGLGKRLDHLPAQLSGGEQQRVALARAFNGRPGLLFADEPTGNLDRQTGDKIADLLFSLNREYGTTLILVTHDAQLAARCDRRLRLVNGQLQEEA; from the coding sequence ATGCCAGCGGAAAACATTGTTGAAGTTCATCGTCTTAAGAAGTCCGTCGGTCAGGGGGAGCATGAACTCTCCATCCTTACCGGAGTTGAGCTGCTTGTCAAACCATCCCAGACCATTGCGCTTATCGGCGAGTCGGGTTCCGGTAAGTCAACCCTGCTGGCGATCCTCGCCGGGCTGGACGACGGCAGCAGCGGCGAAGTCTCACTGCTTGGGCAACCGCTGCACACTATGGATGAAGAGGCCCGCGCCGCGCTGCGTGCGCAACACGTTGGCTTTGTCTTTCAGTCCTTCATGCTGATCCCCACGCTCAACGCGCTGGAAAACGTGGAGCTGCCTGCGCTGCTGCGCGGTGAAAATAGCCGCGAAAGCCGCACCCAGGCGAGGGCGCTGCTGGAACAACTCGGGCTGGGTAAACGGCTTGACCATCTGCCTGCACAGCTTTCCGGCGGCGAGCAGCAGCGCGTGGCATTAGCCAGAGCCTTCAACGGTCGACCGGGCCTGCTGTTTGCCGACGAACCGACCGGCAACCTCGACCGTCAGACCGGCGATAAAATTGCCGATTTGCTGTTTTCCCTCAACCGCGAATACGGCACGACCCTGATTCTGGTGACGCACGATGCGCAGCTGGCCGCGCGCTGCGACCGCCGTCTGCGGCTGGTGAACGGTCAGTTGCAGGAGGAAGCATGA